Proteins encoded within one genomic window of Fragaria vesca subsp. vesca linkage group LG1, FraVesHawaii_1.0, whole genome shotgun sequence:
- the LOC101293828 gene encoding chitinase 2-like — translation MMEYIGATGVSVSFDDVPINDEIDFNFILGFAIDADESGNFQNGKFSPYWIPELTPNSVADIKASHPNVKVMVSLSGWSIGEKTLHWYIPENSEKWISNAVSSLTSIITTYHLDGIDVDYEKFRNTSATNANFAYCIGELITRLKDQGVISVASIAPFYSTVAPYIALFKDYGHAIDYVNYQFYTDKVRTPKGYLKAFENRANQFDKAKLLPAYEVNGRGIQGDIFFDALDLLEKNGFLVNGVMIFSADASSENKYYYEKKSQAFLLLNSKSV, via the coding sequence ATGATGGAGTACATTGGAGCCACTGGTGTTTCGGTATCCTTTGACGATGTACCAATCAATGATGAAATCGACTTCAATTTCATACTCGGCTTTGCTATTGATGCAGATGAATCAGGCAACTTCCAAAACGGAAAATTTTCACCATACTGGATACCTGAACTAACCCCAAACTCTGTTGCGGACATAAAAGCATCCCACCCTAATGTAAAAGTCATGGTAAGCCTGTCTGGTTGGAGTATAGGTGAGAAAACCCTACACTGGTACATTCCTGAAAACTCCGAAAAATGGATAAGCAATGCCGTCTCATCTCTCACTTCCATCATCACCACTTACCATCTTGATGGCATTGACGTAGACTACGAAAAGTTCCGCAATACTTCTGCAACTAATGCTAATTTCGCTTACTGCATTGGCGAGCTCATCACCCGTTTGAAAGACCAGGGTGTCATTTCAGTGGCCAGCATTGCACCCTTTTACAGCACAGTTGCGCCTTACATTGCACTCTTTAAGGACTACGGACATGCCATAGACTATGTCAATTACCAGTTCTACACTGACAAGGTTAGGACTCCGAAAGGATACTTGAAGGCATTCGAGAATCGAGCCAACCAATTTGACAAGGCAAAGCTGTTGCCAGCTTATGAAGTGAACGGAAGAGGAATTCAGGGTGATATTTTCTTTGATGCTTTAGACCTATTGGAGAAAAATGGATTCCTGGTTAATGGGGTGATGATCTTCTCAGCTGATGCTTCTTCTGAGAATAAGTATTACTATGAGAAAAAATCACAAGCTTTCTTATTACTCAATTCTAAATCTGTGTAA